GCGCCTGCTGCAGCAGAGGAAAGCCGCTTGATGGCCGCCGCGCCCCGCAAGTCCACCGCCGCCCCGAAGGCGGCGCCGCTCACCCGTCCTGTCATCAAGGACGCCAAGCTGGTGAAGAAGGTGGCGGAGTACGCCCTGGCCAAGGCCGACATCGCCGCCCTCGAGGCGAAGTGCGATGCGCTGAAGCCGGACATCCTGGCCGGCCTCGGCGACGCGCTGAGCGTCATCGCCGGGAACCACGTGGTGACCCGCAGCGAGACGAAAGCCTTGGAGCCGACGCCGAACGTAATCATCACGAAGGAAATGGTCGGCCAGGTGATGCCGGGCCGGAAGGGCCGGAAGGGCTACACCACCCTCACGATCCAGTAGCGGTCGCACCAGGAAACGACAGGGTCGGGTCCATCGCCAGCTTCAGCTTGCTCCGGAGTTCGGAGAGCATCTCGATCTCCTGATCGGACCTGCTGGGCTCGCGCATCCGGTCCTCCAGACCTTGCAGCATCTCCGAGGCGTGGGACGGGAAGTACTTCACGAGATCCCGGGCGAGATAATCCCGGACCTTCTCAACCAGCTCGTCATGCATGCGGGGCCTCCATGAAGTTCGGGGAGGTGAAGGCCGATTTCGGGCCTCTCACCAGGGGACTGGATGACCTGGCCAAGCGCCAGGTCCCGTTCGCGGCTGCGCGGACCCTCACCAGTGTGGCGCAGACCGCCGCGGTTGCGAACCGGCGAGCTCTCCCATCGGTCTTTGACCGCCCCACCCCGTTCACCATGAACGCGTTCGCGGTCCAGCCGGCCCGCAAGGGGCAGCTGGTCGCGCGCGTCTACGCGAAGCAGCGACAGGCCGAATACCTGCGCCTGCAGGAGACTGGCGGCACGCGCCAGCCCGAGCCCTCGAAGCTCGGCGGCACGGGCGGCGGTCAGGCCCTCGTCATCCCGCGCGCAATCCGGCGCAACGCCTTCGGCAACATGCCGCGGCGCGCCCTCGCCACGGCAAAGGCCCGAAAGGACGTCTTCGTCGGCAAGTCCGAGGGAGGCACCGGCGGCTTCTGGCGGCGCCTCGCCGACGGGGCACTGCAGCCGCTCGCCGTCTTCGTGCCCTCCGCGAAATACAAGCCGCGCCTGGGCTTCCAGGCGCGCACCGCGAAGGTCGTGAGAGCGACCCTTGCCCCCGCTTTCCGCGAGCAGCTCGCCAAGGCGATCGCGACCGCCCGCCGCTGAGGCGGGCGCACCTTCAGCTTCATCATCGGGAAGATCAGGATGCGCATGGACCTCCAGCTCCAGCTGCAGCGGCTCGGGAATCGCGTGCGCCGGATGAAGGCGGCCGCACTCGCCTTCATGATCAGCCGCGCCAGCCTGACGCTGGCCGAGCAAAGCTGCCTCGTGGAGGACCTGGACCGCGTGCCGCGGAACCGGGCGGAGCGCCGGCGTTTCGCAGCGTCCGGCGTGGCCCGGCGCGGCGGCGGCATCGACAGCCCGCTGCTCAGCCTGCATCGCCGCATCAAGCGCGACCAGCAGCGCCAGGCACAGCGCCGGGCGGCCGGCCGCCACGTCTGGGCCTGATCGGATGAGCCGCCTCCACAAGCTGGCCATCGTCGGCGCGTCCGGCGCAGGTAAGACCGAGGCTGCTCTCGCCCATGCGCTCATGGCGGCGCGGCGCGGCCCGGTGCTCTTCATCTGCGACAACGACGAGGTCGCGCGGCTGCACCGGCAGCAGGCCCAGATGGAGCCGGCTCCCAAGCCCATCGTCTTCTGTGGCCTGGGCCGCTTCGTGATGCTGTCCGCGTTCTCCGAGCCATTCCAGACGATGGTGATCGACACTGCCATGACGCGGGTCACGGCGAACCAGGTGCTCATCTTCGCCAGTCGAGCAGCCCAGCACCACGGCGAAGCCTGGATCGTGCAGACCCACGCCACGCCGAGCTGACCAGACACGCCGCGCCCACGTCCTCCCGACCGAGCCCCAGAGGGTGGCCGACGGGGAGAAAGCACGGGGCGCGGCGTCGAGGGGTCGGGAGGTGACCCGAGGGGCGGGGTAGGAGGGGGCCTGACCGCCCCCCACCCCCCCCGTTCTGGGTCCCTCCTGACCCCCACCCCTCGCACGGGACGCTTCGCGCCCCGCGTCTCCCCCAGCTATGGAGAAAAAAAGGTGTCCGCACCCCTGTCCGCGGACACCCCCGGCGGAATCTCCATCCGCGAGTTCGCCCGCCGCGAGGGCTGCGACGACAAGCTCGTCCGCCGCGCGGTCCAGGGCGGAAAACTCCAGGCTTTCCGGGACGGAACGCTCGATCCCGCCCTCGTCGGGTCGGGGTGGCGCAGGAGCAACCGGCACTCATCCAGCGGTGCGGACACGCCTGCGGACATCCCCGCGGACACAGGTGCGGACACCCCTGCGGTGTCCGCACCTGTCCGCACCCCGGTGTCCGCACCCCCGCCGGCCGCCCCGGCCCCTCGGATGGAGCCGCAGCCGCACGGCGGCGAGCTCCGCCGCCCGACGCGGCCGGCCGAGGATGAGCCGGCCGAGGAGATCGACCTCGAGGGCTTTCAGCGCGACGTGCTGGCCGGGAACGTCCCGGCCCTCGCTCGCTCCGAGCAGGTGAAGGCCGCCGGCGCCGCGATCCGCGTGCTGGTCGCCGCCCGCCGCGACGCGGATGCGGTCGTGGAAATCGCGGTGGCCGAGGGCGTCATGTTCGAGACGTACCGGGCCTTCCGGGACGCCTGGATGAACTGGCCGGCCCGCGTTGCGCCGCTCATCGCCGCGGATCTCGGCATCGATGCCGGACGCGTGCTCGAGGCCCTCACCCCCCATGTCCAGCAGCAGCTCGAGGACCTCGGGGAGCCCGAGCCCGACTTTACCCCGCCCGAGGACGAAGCTTGATCGCCTGCGGCAGGCGGCCCGGAAGGGCCTGACGCCGCCGCCCCGTATCTCCGTCCCCGACTGGGCGGACCGCTTCCGGCGCCTGGCCAAGGGGGCCGGCGCCCGCACAGGCCGCTGGAAGACCTCCACGGTGGAGGTGGCCCGCGGGCCGATGCTCGCGGTCACGGAGCCCGGCGTCCACATCATCACGGCGATGGTGTGCACGCAGCTGATGAAGACCGCGCTCCTCGAGAACGTCTTCGGCTACTTCGCGCACCTCGACCCCAGCCCCATGCTGCTACTGCAGCCGAAGGAGGCGGCGGCCGAGCAGTTCTCGAAGGAGCGGATCTCGCCGATGGTGAAGTCCACCCCGGTCCTGCGGGACCTGGTGGGCAGCAGCAAGACGCGGAACGCCGACGAGACGCTGCTCTTCAAGAGCTTCCCCGGCGGCTTCCTGGCCCTCGCCGGCGCCGGCTCCCCGGACAACCTGGCGCGCCGCCCCATCCGGGTCCTGATGTCGGACGAGGTGGACAAGTACCCGGTCACCCGCGAGGGCGAGCCGATCGCGATCGCCGAGGAGCGCACCGCCTCCTTCGATCTCAACTGGCTGTCCATCCGCGCCTGCTCGCCGACGGTCGAGGACGAGAGCCGCATCGCGGACTCCTACGCGGAGAGCGATCAGCGCCGCGCCTCCCTGGCCTGCCCGCACTGCGGGCACCGCCAGTTCCCGAATTTCCATAGGCACGTCCTCCCGGACGATGACGGCAAGGCCGGCTGGAAGCCCGAGAAGGCCGCCATCAGCTGCGAGGCCTGCGGGTGCGAGTGGTCCGAGGGAGACCGCCTGCGGGCGCTCTCCACCACGCTCTGGCACCAGACCAAGGCTTTCGAGTGCTGCGGCGAGCGCCAGTCACCGCTGGACGCCTACGAGCGCGCCTGGCGCGCCGAGGAGGTGTCGGACCCTGCCAGCAACCAGCGGGCCGTGCAGGCCGTCTGGGACCGCTGGAAGGGGCCTCGCTGGGACGTGCACCGGGCCAAGTGCTGCCACTGCGGCAGCTGGGCGGTCCCGAACAAGCATGCCGGCTTCCAGGCCGGGAAGCTCTATTCGCCCTGGCAGAAGGACAAGCCGTCCGACATCGCCACAAAGTGGGTGGATGCCCAGGGCAACCAGGACAAGCTGCAGGTCTGGTGGAACACCCAGGACGGCAACCCCTACCGCCCGACGGCGGGACGGGCGGTCGCGCTGGACGTACTGCTCGCCAGGCGCGAGGCCTGGGAGGCGAAGGTGCCCTTCGGGGTCGGCCTCCTCACCGCCGGCGTGGACGTCCAGGACGACCGCATCGAGGTGGAGATCGTCGGCTGGGGCCAGGATGAGGAGTCCTGGTCGGTCGACTACCAGGTCTTCGACGGCGACCCCGACAGCGAGGAGCTGTGGACGCGCGTCGACGCCTACCTGCTGAGCACGTTCCATCGCGCCGACGGCCGCCCCTTCCGGGTGCAGGCCACCTGCATCGACACGGGCGGTCACCACACCCAGAAAGCCTACGCCTTCTGCAAGGCCCGGCTGGGCCGGAAGGTGTGGGGCATCAAGGGCGAGAGCGCGCAGAACGGCGCGCGCTCCCCGGTCTGGCCGGCCAAGCGACCCACGGCGAAGAGCAAGGCCAGCTACCGGCCCTTCGTCATCGGCACCAATACGGCGAAGGACATCATCCGGCACCGGCTGACCTTCGAGAAGCACGGGCCCGGCTTCACGCACGTGCCCGAGGACCGCGACGTCATCTGGTACGAGCAGATGCTCTCCGAGCGGAACGTGCTGAAGGAGGAGGGCGGCCGCCGGTTCCG
This genomic window from Pararoseomonas sp. SCSIO 73927 contains:
- a CDS encoding terminase gpA endonuclease subunit; protein product: MSSSSSRTSGSPSPTLPRPRTKLDRLRQAARKGLTPPPRISVPDWADRFRRLAKGAGARTGRWKTSTVEVARGPMLAVTEPGVHIITAMVCTQLMKTALLENVFGYFAHLDPSPMLLLQPKEAAAEQFSKERISPMVKSTPVLRDLVGSSKTRNADETLLFKSFPGGFLALAGAGSPDNLARRPIRVLMSDEVDKYPVTREGEPIAIAEERTASFDLNWLSIRACSPTVEDESRIADSYAESDQRRASLACPHCGHRQFPNFHRHVLPDDDGKAGWKPEKAAISCEACGCEWSEGDRLRALSTTLWHQTKAFECCGERQSPLDAYERAWRAEEVSDPASNQRAVQAVWDRWKGPRWDVHRAKCCHCGSWAVPNKHAGFQAGKLYSPWQKDKPSDIATKWVDAQGNQDKLQVWWNTQDGNPYRPTAGRAVALDVLLARREAWEAKVPFGVGLLTAGVDVQDDRIEVEIVGWGQDEESWSVDYQVFDGDPDSEELWTRVDAYLLSTFHRADGRPFRVQATCIDTGGHHTQKAYAFCKARLGRKVWGIKGESAQNGARSPVWPAKRPTAKSKASYRPFVIGTNTAKDIIRHRLTFEKHGPGFTHVPEDRDVIWYEQMLSERNVLKEEGGRRFRVWECPSHKRNEALDCRVYAYAALQGLLHFGKKLNRITAAAQLPYDGPRPEIEPPSPSAVPMPEEEAEAASPDSTPPPPLPTTPLPPAPLARAPRPAARASRWAF